The Anopheles coluzzii chromosome 2, AcolN3, whole genome shotgun sequence genome window below encodes:
- the LOC120948263 gene encoding guided entry of tail-anchored proteins factor 1-like: protein MYLIFVISLLSLLMAFASKITKMILPFICRDSAEVIARRKEIAKLRSDLAKISMRDEYTRYVRCEREIGKLEVTLNEAKGRDGVKRVAYEYGLHYGGMAVVGLCMMYISIFYRYSTVIVFGDNFNFEPFGGFINFPTKVPNSISVVFWIVVNNFVARTLASYVK, encoded by the exons ATGTATCTAATATTCGTCATTTCCCTGCTATCCTTGCTGATGGCGTTTGCATCAAAGATTACGAAAATG ATCCTGCCCTTCATATGCCGGGATAGTGCGGAAGTGATAGCGCGGAGGAAAGAAATAGCCAAATTACGCTCCGATCTGGCGAAAATTTCCATGCGCGACGAGTACACCCGGTACGTCCGGTGTGAGCGTGAAATTGGCAAACTGGAAGTGACGCTGAACGAGGCCAAAGGACGGGATGGTGTGAAGCGCGTTGCGTACGAGTACGGACTGCACTACGGCGGGATGGCCGTGGTCGGGCTGTGCATGATGTACATTTCCATTTTCTACCGCTACTCCACCGTCATCGTGTTCGGCGACAACTTTAACTTTGAACCGTTCGGTGGATTCATCAACTTCCCGACGAAAGTGCCCAATTCCATCTCGGTGGTGTTCTGGATCGTGGTGAACAATTTCGTCGCCCGGACCCTGGCCAGCTACGTCAAATAA
- the LOC120948262 gene encoding glutamyl-tRNA(Gln) amidotransferase subunit A, mitochondrial produces MNRLPLRARVLSECFRSKSLDPVAVVEHSLAQIESHKHLNAFVRVSSEKALEQAKQSKDRHDANSPKSILDGVTIAVKDNFCTKGIHTTCASRMLQNFIPTYDATVVERLQAHGAVIVGKTNLDQFGMGSGCIDSIFGPTRNNWSEDTNDDRFRIAGGSSGGSAVAVAAGLCYAALGSDTGGSTRNPASYCGIVGLKPTYGLVSRHGLIPLVNSMDVPGIMTRTVDDCASVLNAVAGPDVYDSTTVKRPFESIAPLEKQMSLKGVRIGIPIEYHCDSLEQEVLETWTVIADMLESAGATVKAVSLPNTASSIFVYSILNQCEVASNMSRYDGIEYGHRSQEDSSTEQLYARTRAEGFNGVVKNRILSGNYFLLRENYDKYFQKALKVRRLIADDFVRAFKEVDVLLTPTTLSEAPLYKDFVQSNNRDQCAVQDFCTQPANMAGIPAISIPIRLSSRQLPISLQLMGDHFTERNLLQVANWIEKQVDFVANYS; encoded by the exons ATGAATCGTTTACCATTGCGTGCGCGTGTGCTGTCTGAATGTTTTCGAAGTAAATCATTGGACCCGGTCGCTGTTGTTGAACATTCTTTAGCGCAAATAGAATCCCACAAGCATCTGAAtgcgtttgtgcgtgtatCATCGGAAAAGGCGCTGGAACAGGCGAAGCAGTCCAAGGATCGTCACGATGCAAACAGTCCAAAAAGCATCCTCGACGGAGTAACAATTGCGGTGAAAGATAACTTCTGTACCAAAGGAATTCACACAACCTGTGCCTCTCG AATGCTGCAAAACTTCATCCCCACATACGATGCAACGGTCGTGGAGCGGTTACAGGCGCATGGCGCCGTCATAGTTGGTAAAACAAATCTCGATCAGTTCGGCATGGGCTCTGGCTGTATCGATTCCATCTTTGGACCTACGCGAAATAACTGGAGCGAAGATACAAACGATGATCGTTTTCGTATTGCCGGCGGAAGTTCGGGTGGATCGGCTGTGGCCGTAGCTGCAGGGCTATGTTATGCCGCCCTTGGATCTGATACGGGCGGATCGACCCGAAATCCGGCATCCTACTGTGGGATTGTTGGTTTAAAACCGACCTACGGTCTTGTGTCCCGCCATGGACTGATTCCGCTGGTAAACTCTATGGATGTTCCGGGCATAATGACGCGGACCGTTGATGATTGTGCGTCCGTGTTAAATGCCGTTGCCGGTCCGGATGTCTATGATTCCACGACGGTAAAGAGACCGTTTGAAAGCATCGCACCACTGGAAAAGCAAATGTCGCTGAAAGGAGTCCGAATCGGTATTCCGATCGAGTATCACTGCGATAGCCTCGAGCAGGAAGTGCTGGAAACGTGGACAGTCATAGCTGACATGCTCGAATCTGCCGGTGCTACTGTGAAAGCCGTGTCCCTGCCCAACACTGCGTCCTCGATATTCGTCTACTCCATCCTGAATCAATGCGAGGTGGCCAGTAACATGTCACGGTATGACGGAATCGAGTACGGCCATCGTTCGCAGGAGGACAGCAGCACGGAACAGCTGTACGCTCGAACGCGAGCCGAAGGGTTTAACGGTGTGGTGAAGAACCGAATTCTGTCGGGCAACTACTTCCTGCTCCGCGAGAACTACGACAAATACTTCCAAAAGGCGCTGAAAGTGCGTAGACTCATTGCGGACGATTTTGTCCGTGCGTTCAAGGAGGTGGACGTGCTGCTCACACCGACAACGCTGAGTGAAGCGCCACTCTACAAAGACTTTGTGCAGAGCAACAATCGGGATCAGTGCGCCGTGCAAGACTTTTGTACACAGCCGGCCAATATGGCCGGCATACCGGCGATCTCGATTCCGATCCGACTTTCTTCCCGCCAATTGCCGATCAGTTTACAGCTGATGGGAGATCATTTTACCGAGCGAAACCTTCTACAAGTCGCCAACTGGATTGAGAAGCAGGTTGACTTCGTTGCAAATTATAGCTAA
- the LOC120948261 gene encoding dihydrolipoyllysine-residue succinyltransferase component of 2-oxoglutarate dehydrogenase complex, mitochondrial: MAGILSISSRNLPRAALRLGLRSLEGQSAPQQGTVTGSRSYHQGRRLLPSVAVRSAVTDSGRRCESVRNSIKAQGWAVNERAIFTSARMLSSEIVKVPPFADSVSEGDVKFEKKVGDAVAADEVVMEIETDKTTVGVPAPGHGIIEEIYVADGDTVKAGQQLFKLKITGEAPKASAAKPADAPAPAAAAPPPPPPPPPVAAAAPPPPPPAAAAGTPPPPPPPKPAAPISRMPVAAIRHAQAIEAATVKVPPADYTKEITGTRTEQRVKMTRMRLKIASRLKEAQNTNAMLTTFNEIDMSFIMDFRKQHLEAFQKKYGMKLGFMSAFCKAAAYALQDQPVVNAVIDENEIIYRDYVDISVAVASPKGLVVPVLRNVEGMNYADIELAIAGLADKAKKGTLAVEDMDGGTFTISNGGVFGSLLGTPIINPPQSAILGMHGIFERPIAVKGQVVIRPMMYVALTYDHRLIDGREAVTFLRKVKAAVEDPRIVLAGL, encoded by the exons aTGGCCGGAATACTTTCGATATCGTCGCGAAATTTGCCCCGCGCAGCCCTCCGTCTCGGTCTGCGTTCATTGGAAGGCCAATCAGCACCCCAGCAG GGCACTGTAACCGGTTCGCGATCCTACCACCAGGGGCGTCGATTGTTGCCGAGCGTCGCCGTCCGGTCCGCGGTCACCGACAGTGGCAGACGTTGCGAATCCGTTCGAAA CTCTATCAAGGCACAGGGATGGGCTGTGAACGAGCGGGCCATCTTCACCTCGGCCCGCATGCTGTCGTCGGAAATCGTGAAGGTGCCTCCGTTTGCCGATTCCGTGTCCGAGGGCGATGTGAAGTTTGAGAAGAAAGTCGGCGATGCGGTGGCCGCCGACGAGGTGGTGATGGAGATTGAAACCGACAAGACTACCGTCGGTGTCCCGGCCCCGGGTCATGGTATTATCGAGGAGATCTACGTCGCGGACGGCGATACGGTGAAGGCGGGTCAGCAGCTGTTCAAGCTGAAGATTACCGGCGAAGCGCCAAAGGCCAGCGCCGCCAAGCCGGCCGACGCTccggcaccggcagcagcagccccaccaccaccaccgccgccaccaccggtaGCGGCTGCCgctccgccaccgccaccaccagcgGCCGCCGCAGGTACgcctccgccaccaccaccgccgaaACCGGCGGCACCGATTAGCCGAATGCCGGTTGCAGCGATCCGCCATGCGCAGGCCATCGAGGCGGCCACCGTGAAGGTACCGCCAGCTGATTACACGAAGGAAATCACCGGAACGCGCACGGAGCAGCGCGTCAAGATGACGCGCATGCGGCTGAAGATTGCCTCGCGCCTGAAGGAGGCGCAAAACACGAACGCAATGCTGACGACGTTCAACGAAATCGACATGAG CTTCATCATGGATTTCCGTAAGCAACATTTGGAAGCGTTCCAAAAGAAGTACGGCATGAAGCTGGGCTTCATGTCTGCCTTCTGCAAAGCAGCTGCCTATGCCCTGCAGGACCAACCCGTCGTGAATGCTGTCATTGACGAAAAC GAAATTATCTATCGTGATTACGTAGACATTTCGGTAGCCGTAGCGTCGCCGAAGGGTCTGGTAGTACCCGTGCTGAGAAATGTGGAAGGTATGAACTACGCCGATATCGAGCTGGCCATCGCTGGACTGGCGGATAAGGCGAAAAAGGGAACGTTGGCCGTAGAGGACATGGATGGTGGCACCTTTACCATCTCGAACGGTGGAGTGTTCGGATCGCTGCTCGGCACGCCCATCATCAATCCTCCGCAGAGCGCCATTCTTGGCATGCACGGCATCTTCGAGCGACCGATCGCTGTGAAGGGACAG GTGGTAATCCGACCCATGATGTACGTAGCCCTGACCTACGACCATCGGTTGATTGATGGCCGTGAGGCTGTCACCTTCCTGCGCAAGGTGAAGGCCGCTGTCGAGGATCCTCGCATCGTGCTGGCCGGTCTGTAA